The region CACGACTCGCTCCCTGCCGGGAGTCGTTAATTTGCATCTCGGTTCATAAATGAACAGATTTGTTCAATATCAGTCATGCTTGCGCAGTGTCAAGCTTTTGGAATTTACGGTCTCGTCGGTTGCCTGCACCGCAACCAACCAAGCCACAACAGCAGGCACGCTGCCCCAGCGCAAAATTCCCTTGAATCGGGATATGGACTAGGCTTCCGTCTGCTCGTGTCTGCCCAAGGTGCTCATGAACTCCGTCCCGTCGACCAGGCAATTCAACGAAACGCAGCAACGGATTCTTGATGCCGCGATCGACTGCGTGAAGCAGTGGGGAATCGACAAGACCAACCTCAACGACATCGCCAAGCAGGCGGGGGTGACGCGGCCGACGGTCTACCGCTACTTCGCCAGCCGCGACGAAGTGCTGACGGCGGCACTGCTGCAATCGGGCTTTGCCCTGGCGCAGCGCATGCTGAACCAGATCGACCGCTATCCCGAGCCGGGCGAGCGGTTTGTCGAGGCGGTTCTGTTTGCCCTGGGTGAATTCCCCAACGAGCCCTATCTCGCCGTGATCACGCGAGGCGACCTCACCTCCTATGTCAGCGGGGATGCGCTCAACAATGCGGAAGGCTGGGCCTTGTCGCTGGACCTGACGCGCCGGATCCTGCATGACTTGGTCATCCCCGAATCCGACCTGGAGGAAATCACCGAGGTGTCGGTGCGAATGATCCTGTCCCTGCTCATCATGGCCGGGCCCAGGCAGCGATCGGTGGAGGAGATGCGCGGATTTTTGACCCGCCGCCTCCTGCCCATGCTCGGGCTCGAGCACTATCCCCGCCGCGGCGCCTGATGCGGTCGCCCGTTCAGACTCCCTTGCGCTTGAGTTCCTGCGGCGTGTAGTCGGTCAGTTTCCGGCCGCCCTCGTTGTAACGCATGCGATCGCTGACCTCGTTCGACAGCCGGTCGGCCATGTACGCGCCCGAGATCAGGTCGTGGTAGACGGTCACCCGCTGCTGGAAGAACTGTGAGCCATAGTCATAGGATGTCGTGTTCATCGCCGCGCGGTAGAGCATGCCCCGCGCGTCGTACATGTCGGCCAGCACCGGATTGAAGGAATCCTCGTCGACATAAAGCGTCCGCGCCGCATAGATGTGGCGCAGGCCGGGCTTCAGCTTGGCCTTCAGGATCCAGACGCGGTGCAACTCCCAGCGCACATGGTCGGGGTTGAGGTGGGACGCCCCCAGCAGGTCCTTGTACTTCACCCCCGGATCCTCGACCCGGTAGTTGTTGTAGGGAACGAAGACCTCTCGCTTGCCGGCCAATTCCCAGTCGTAGCGCTTGGGCGACTGGGTCCACAGGCCGGTGTCGTCCACGGTGTGGAACCCGCCGGGCCCGAGCGGATAGTCGCCGGCGATCTCCGGTACCTGCTTCACCCGCCTTGTGCCGGGGATGTACTGCCAGGCCTGGCTGGGCCTTGCGCCGTAATCCCAGAATTCCCGGACCAGCGTGATGCTGCCGCGCTCGCGCTCGGGCTTGAGCGTGCTGCGGAACACGAAAGCCGACTCGCCGCCGAACGCCTCGCGTTGCACCGACGGGTCGTAGGCCGCGCAATAGATGTCCCACAGCTGGGCGCCCCAGGCGATATTGCCGTCGGGATAGGCCACCGCCTCGTCCATGGTGCCGCGCTGGGTAAAGCCGCGCGGGATGGTGATGATGTTCCAGATCGTCTCCAGCCCGTTCTTGGGGAACGGGAAGGCCGGGGCCCCGAACACGCCCGTCACCCCTTCGCTGTCCGGCGTCACCTGGGCCGAGGCGGCATTCAGCTTGAGATTGGCGGTGACCCAGTCCGTCAGGCGGAAGTCGCGGTGGCAGGGATAGACATCCATGCGGAACGTCTTGGGGTATTTCTGCAGCATGGCCTTCTGGCCGTCGCCCAGCCGGCTCGCATACTGCTGGAAATTCTGCCCGGTGATCGAGAACAGGGGCTTCTCGGCGGCATAGGGGTCGGCCAGCGGCTTGCCCGTGCCGGCGAAGGCGATGCCCGGCGGCGCGCCCTGCCATTGGCCGGACCAGGGAGCCAGCAGGCCGTCGGCACTGCCTTCCTTCACCGCGCCGACCGGCGTCAGGGACGTGCCGAGTTTCGCGATGTCGTCGGCCGATGCCGCCGCCCGAAGATAGCGGGGCGCCATGCCGGCCAGCAGGGCCGAGGCACCGGCGCCCTTGATGAATGTCCTGCGATCCATGAGCTTTCTCCCGCTGTTCTTGTCGTTGCGCTCAGAAGGTGTACTTGACCGTGGCGACGACATAGTCGCGGTCGACCAGCGGCCGCTCGATCCGGTGGTAGGAGCCGAAGAAGGCGTTGTACATCACGCCGATCTCGAGATTGTTCAGGTGCCGGAACTTGACCCCGGCCGCGACCCGCACGTCGCCCGATCCAGACAGGGCGCCGAGCGAACCCGCAACGGCCGGCGTGCCAAAGGCAATGCCGAAGACGACGGGCACGGACATGTCCCAGCCGCCCGGGAAGACATCCGTATAGCCGAATTCGGCAAGCCCCTGGATGCCCCAGGAGGTCTTGTCGCCGGTCAGTTCGCGGAATGCGTTGATGTTGTTGCCGTTGCCGTCCTGCAGGGGCTGGCCGTCAACATCGTAGAGATAGAGGGTATCGTGGCGGACGACATGGTTGAGGCTGGCCTCGACCACCAGGTTGAGCGAATCCCAATAGGCTGTCGTTCCGCCGACATAGAGGCCGCTGAGATTGACCTGCCAGGTATCGCCGCGGACCGGCTGTGGCGCGGTGATCCCGGCCAGGTCGCCGTCGACCAGCATGGGCACGCCCTGGCGATAGGCGAATTCGAAGCCGACATTGACGGGCCCGAGCGTCGTGGTCGCGCTGGCGCCATAGAGCTTGATGTCGTCGAAATAGCGGATGTTGTAGCTGTAGGGCAGATAGACCGACGCCACGGAGGCGATGACCTCGTCGACCACGTCCGTCACCACGTTCTCGACCGCCGAACAGTCGAGCCCGAGCGTACCGCACAGGCCCGACACCACGCCGAGCACCGTGCCCTCGCGGAAGGGGTTCGACCTGATCGTCGAGACATTGAAGAGCGGCGACGGGTTCTTGTCGTGGTAGTTGAGGACATAGAGGCCGGTGGTCAGATTGTCGGTCAGGTCGTACATCAGCCCGGCGCCCCACTGGCCGCTGTTGGGCTTGATCTCACCGGCGTAGTCGACGTCGAAGCGGTGGTAGTCGGCATCGGCGATCCCCAGCGCGTTGTAACTCAGGATGTCCGACAGGATCTGCGCCGCCTGGATCGGCAGGCCGAGCTGGTCGCAGCTCGGGATCGCGGCACTCAAGGTACAGGCGGAGGCAAGCTGGGCGATGATGTCGGGGAAGGGATTCTTGGCGCCATAGGCGAATTCAGCGCCCGGCCCGACAATGTCGGAACGGCTGAAATAGGCGCCCGGGCCATCCAACTGATTGAATTCATACATGGGCTGGTAATAGCCCACGACGGACAGGCGCGGCGTCACGCCCCAGTTCATCGAGATCTGCGGCTGGGGCAGGAGGATGTCCTTCACCTCCGCCCCCGGCGTATTGGCGCGGGTGACGTCGACCACGCCTTGCGAGATCGCTATATTGCCGAAGAACAGGCTTTCGCCCCAGGCCACCACCTGATTGCCCACGCGAACCGAAAGATCGGTGTCGAACACTTCGAAATTGCCATAGGCGAAGAGATTGAGCAGGCGGAAGCGCCCGCCGTTGGCATAGCGCGTGCCGCCCATGAATTCATCCGGCTCCCCGCTCTTCTTGTTGATGCCGTCGGGGAACACGGTGTCGTTGGAATTCGACTGGTGGTAGACCAGATCGTAGAAGCCGTTGCCGCTGAAACTGAGGCCGTAGTCCTGATACTTGAACTCGGCCTCGAGCAGGGCGCTGGCCGCATTGGTGATCAGGTCGCCCTTCTCGAAATTCAGGTTCGGATCGTCGAAATTATAGGTGCGGGGAACCAGGATGGAGGTCGTGACGGCGGGCAGCAGCGGCACCGGCTCGAGGAGCCTGACCGTGATCTGGTCGGTTTCGGGCGAGAAGGACCGCGGGTTGGGATCTTCCGCGCGGATGCCGACCTGATAGGTCGTGGTCAGGCCGACCGACAGGGTGGCGCCATTGTCGAATTCATAAACCTCCGATAGCGCCGAGGTGGCGGCCCCCAGGATGCTGCCGGCGAGCGCCGCCCGCAGCGCCAGTCGCCCAGCTTCCGTCAGGCCGCCCCGCTGCCCGACCGCTGCCCTGTTCTTCGCCATCCCCGCGGCCCCCTGCCGATGTTTGCGCGGCGCCTGTTGCGTTTGCCGCTGGTTCCGCCGCTCAGATCCACAGGTCGGTGTTTTCCAGGCCCAGCATCACACCGCCCCAGTTCCGGCCGATCGAGTCGACCTGGTTGGCGGCGTGGGCCTTGCCGGTATGGATGTCCGCCAGGATCCGGGCGAAGGGCAGCCTGTTGAACACGGCCGCGCCGCCGCCCGCCTTGAACAGGCGCAGGGCCAGGTTGGCACAGCGTTCCGGCACATCGGCCGACTGAAAGCGATAGCGCAGGCGGTCGGGCAGCAGGACGAATTCGCCGGCACAGGCCTGGCGGTACATGGTGTCCATGTTCCGGTGCAGGACCAGCTTCATCGTGTCGATCGCCGACGCCGCCTCGGCGCAGGCGAGCTGGGCGCTGGCATCCTCCGCCGTGCGGGAACCGGTGACCGTGGTACGCTTGGCGCCATAGTCGAGGAAGGCGTTCAGCATGGCCTGCAGCGCGCCGATCGACGCGGTCGAGACAGCCCGGATGAAGACCTGCGGGTGGGGCATGCGGAACAGCGGATGGGTGTTCACCGCGTTGCCCGGGCTGTCGCACATCATGCCGTCCATGAACTTGTGCGTGCGGTGCTCCGGCACGAAAGCGTCCTTCACCACGATGTCGTGGCTGCCCGTCCCCTTGAGGCCCAGCGTGTCCCAGGTGTCGACGATCTGATAGTCGGCGCGGGGCAGCAGGAAGGTGCGCATGTCCATGTTGCCCGAGCCGGGCTCGACCTCGCCGCCCAGGAAGATCCACTGGCAGTGCTCGCAGCCCGACGAGAAGCGCCAGCGCCCGTTGAAGATGTAACCGCCATCGACCGGCTGGGCGTTGCCCTGGAGCATGTAGGTGGAGGAGACCAGGACCGAGGTATCCTCGCCCCACACGTCCTGTGCCGCCTTGTCGTCGAACAGGGCGAGCTGCCAGGGGTGGCAGCCGATGACGCCGTAGCACCAGGCGGCGGACATGTCGCCTTCGCCAAGCGTCATCAGCACGTCGTAGAAGACATTGGGATGCATCTCGTAACCGCCCCAGCGCCGGGGCTGGAGGACGCGAAACAGCCCGGCCGCCTGCAGGGCGGCGATGGTGGCCGCGGGCAGCCGGCGGGCGCGTTCCGCCTCGGCCGCCTGTTCGCGCAGGAAGGGGACAAGGGCCCGCGCGCGGGCGCGGATTTCATCCTCGCTGGGAATGCTGGTGTCGAATTCGACGGCGCCATCCATGATCGATCCCCCGTGCTTGTCCTTGCCGGTCTGCCGCCGGCCTCTTTCCAGTAAAGCGATCTTCAGCGCCCCGGCTCGGACCGGCATCGTCTAACCGGACTATTGGCTCAGTTATTGGGTTGAATAAGACGCGTATCGCCTTGGTGAAATCGCAAATACCAACCCGTTGGATGGCGAGAAATCCATCCATTACTGCATAGATATTGGAGCGGATTTGGAATCCGCCGGATTTGCTCTTGTCTGTCCCGCGCGAAGTCTGGCTTCAGGGGGCGCGGATATTCCTTACGCAAGTGTGCAACATCGCGTTACCTCTCGACGAAGGCCCGTTCGAACACATAGTCGCCGGGAACGCCCAACTGGGGCGACATCTTGAAACCCCGGGCGTCCAGCAGGGCCTGAAGATCCTTCAGCATGGCCGGGCTGCCGCAGATCATGACGCGGTCGGTCGCCGGGTCGAGCGGCGGCAGGCCGACATCGGCGAAGACCCGCCCCGATTCGAGAACCTCGGTGATGCGGCCCTGGTTGTCATAGGGTTCGCGCGTCACCAGCGGGTAGTAGATCAGCTTGCCCCGCACCATCTCGCCGAAGATCTCGTCACCGGGCAGTTCGTGGCGAAAGAAATCACGATAGGCGAGCTCGCTCGTGTAGCGCACGCCGTGCATGAGCACGATCTTCTCGAAGCGCTCGTACATCGCCGGGTCCTTGGCCAGCGACAGGAAGGGGGCGAGGCCCGTGCCGGTCCCCATCAGGTAGAGGTGCCGGCCCGGGCGCAGGTCGTCGAGCAGCAGGGTGCCGGTCGGCTTGCGGCTGACCAGGATTTCCTGGCCGGGCTCGAGGTGCTGAAGCCGCGAGGTCAGCTTGCCGTCCTGGACCTTGATGCTGAGGAATTCCAGGTGTTCTTCGTGATTGGCGCTGGCGACGCTGTAGGCGCGCAGCAGCGGGCGGCCGTCGACGGGCAGGCCGATCATGATGAACTGGCCGTTCTCGAAGCGAAGGCCGGCGCTGCGCGTGGTGCGGAAGCTGAATAGGGTCTCGTTCCAGTGGTGCACGTCGAGGACGCGTTCGGTGCCGATGGTCGACATGGCGTTCCCACTCCTCAGAGGCCGAAGCCGCCGGAGACGTTGATCTGCTGGCCGGTGATATAGGCGGCCTGGTCCGAGGCCAGGAACACGGCGGCATGGCCGATCTCCTCGGGCCGGCCGAAGCGCTTCACCGACAGCATCTTCAGCGTCTCCTTGATCCAGTGCTCGTTGAACACGCCGCGTTCCTTCAGCTCCAGGAACATGCCCGCCTCGATGACGCCGATCAGGACCGAATTGGCGCGGATGCCGTTGACGCCCTCCTCGCGGGCGATGCCCTTGACCAACGCCTCGTTCGCCGCCTTGGGCGCAACCGAGAGGCCATCCTTGCGGGGCCACCGCACATGCCCGGCCGAGCCCAGATGGACGAAGGAGCCGCCACCCTTTTCCCGCATATGCGGCACGGCGGCCGAGACGGTGTTGAAGAAGCCGAAGGTCTCGGTCTCGATCGATCGGCGCCACAGGTCCGGGCTCACATCGGCGATGGGCAACTGCTCCACCACCGGGCCGGCGGCGAAGACCACGGTGTGGATCCGGCCATGGTCGGCGACGGCAGCGGCCACCATGGCCCGCACATTGGCCGCATCGGTGAGATCGGTCGAATGGGTGCTGGCTTTGAGGCCCAGGTCGCGGCATTCGCCGGCCAGCGCCTCCGCCACGTCGGCCTTGCGGCGATAGGTGACGGCGATGTCGCTGCCCGCGAGCGCGAAACACTTCGCGACCGCGCGGCCGATGCCGCCGCTGCCGCCCACCACCAGGGTGGCGCCGGCCGGGAACTGCCGGGTTGCCTGGTCGGCCATCAGGCGGCCTCGTCGAGCTGTTCGATCTGCGCGAGAACGGCCGGCTTGAGGCCGGCGCCATCCTCGGTCAGCAGGTCGAGGGCGACGGCCGGCCGACAAAAGAAGCGCACGAAATCGGTCTGCACCCGCTCGATCACGGCGTCGTGCGCTTCGTGCATGCCGTCGGCCACCCAGTTGGCGAGCCTTGTCTGCTGCAGGGCCAGCACCATGCGCGCCTGGTCGGGGCCCTTGCCGCCGACCATGTGACCTGCCGCGATGCCCCAGGCCAGCACCTGCTCGATCGCGGCGATGCCGCGTTCCCAGATCTGCTGCTCGTCGCTCGTGGGCTGGGCGGCGGCGTGATACCAGGCATAGCCTTCCTGCAGGATCAGGCGCAGGTAATCGGTGTGTCCCAGCAGGAACTGCATATGGGCGCGCTGCACCCACAGCATCTGCACCATGGACTGCGGCCGCTCCAGCGAGGCCTGCACCTTCTGCAGCACCGCCTCCAGCATCTCGTTGTCCCGCGCGATCAGGATGGCCCGGTGCAGTTCCCGTTTGCCCGGATAGAACTGGTAGAGCGTGGCGAGCGAGATGCCCGCTTCCCGTGCCACGTCCTGCATCCGCGCACTGGCGAAGCCGCCGTCGGCAAAGACCCGCTCGGCCGCGTCCAGGATGTGCTCGCGCGACAGGGCGTCCTTGGCGGCGCGCAGCGCCTGCGCCGCCTGGGCACGGCGGCGGCCCGCCTCGCTTTCCGCCGGTTCGGCGGTCTTTGGTTCAACGCTCATGTCTTCCGTCGGGCCATTCGTGCAGATCGGGTGCAGGCCATCATTGACAAACAGAACTGTTCTTTCCAAGATAGTAATTGAAATTACCTACTTTGCAAGGGCCGTTACCGGCCCGGTCAAAGCGAAGGGAAGGCGGAACAGGGGCGGCAATGCAGGGCGAGGCCTATGATTTCGTTGTCGTCGGGGGCGGATCGGCGGGCTGCATCGTGGCGGCGCGGCTGGCGGCGGGCGCGCGCGTGCTGCTGCTGGAAGCCGGCGACGCGGCAACCGCGCACCCGGAGACTCAGTCCGCCGACGGCTTCAAGGATGCCTTCAGCAAGGACGCGCTGATGTGGCACCGGATGTCGGCCCCGCAGGCTGATTGCGGCGGCCGCTCGCTCTATGTCGGTACCGGCCGGGTGATGGGGGGCAGTGGTTCGGTCAACGGCATGGTCTATACCAGGGGCGACCGCCGCGACTTCGAAAACTGGCCCGCGGGCTGGCGGTGGCAGGATATCGGCCCCGCCTTCGCCGCCGTGGAGGCGCGCCTGGGGGTGAGGCCGCGCCCGGCGACGCCCTTTGCCCTGGCCTTCATCGATGCGGCGGTCGAGGCCGGCCTGGCCCGCAAGGACGGCCTGAACGACGGCGATCTGGGCGGTGTCGTCGGCGCCAACGACATGAACTACGAGGGCGACACCCGCCGTTCCTCCTATCGCGCCTTCCTGCACCGGCGGGACCTGCCGGGCCTGACCGTGCGCACCGGCGCCGCCGTCCGCCGCAT is a window of Oleomonas cavernae DNA encoding:
- a CDS encoding acyl-CoA dehydrogenase family protein encodes the protein MDGAVEFDTSIPSEDEIRARARALVPFLREQAAEAERARRLPAATIAALQAAGLFRVLQPRRWGGYEMHPNVFYDVLMTLGEGDMSAAWCYGVIGCHPWQLALFDDKAAQDVWGEDTSVLVSSTYMLQGNAQPVDGGYIFNGRWRFSSGCEHCQWIFLGGEVEPGSGNMDMRTFLLPRADYQIVDTWDTLGLKGTGSHDIVVKDAFVPEHRTHKFMDGMMCDSPGNAVNTHPLFRMPHPQVFIRAVSTASIGALQAMLNAFLDYGAKRTTVTGSRTAEDASAQLACAEAASAIDTMKLVLHRNMDTMYRQACAGEFVLLPDRLRYRFQSADVPERCANLALRLFKAGGGAAVFNRLPFARILADIHTGKAHAANQVDSIGRNWGGVMLGLENTDLWI
- a CDS encoding DUF1329 domain-containing protein; this translates as MDRRTFIKGAGASALLAGMAPRYLRAAASADDIAKLGTSLTPVGAVKEGSADGLLAPWSGQWQGAPPGIAFAGTGKPLADPYAAEKPLFSITGQNFQQYASRLGDGQKAMLQKYPKTFRMDVYPCHRDFRLTDWVTANLKLNAASAQVTPDSEGVTGVFGAPAFPFPKNGLETIWNIITIPRGFTQRGTMDEAVAYPDGNIAWGAQLWDIYCAAYDPSVQREAFGGESAFVFRSTLKPERERGSITLVREFWDYGARPSQAWQYIPGTRRVKQVPEIAGDYPLGPGGFHTVDDTGLWTQSPKRYDWELAGKREVFVPYNNYRVEDPGVKYKDLLGASHLNPDHVRWELHRVWILKAKLKPGLRHIYAARTLYVDEDSFNPVLADMYDARGMLYRAAMNTTSYDYGSQFFQQRVTVYHDLISGAYMADRLSNEVSDRMRYNEGGRKLTDYTPQELKRKGV
- a CDS encoding ferredoxin--NADP reductase, whose translation is MSTIGTERVLDVHHWNETLFSFRTTRSAGLRFENGQFIMIGLPVDGRPLLRAYSVASANHEEHLEFLSIKVQDGKLTSRLQHLEPGQEILVSRKPTGTLLLDDLRPGRHLYLMGTGTGLAPFLSLAKDPAMYERFEKIVLMHGVRYTSELAYRDFFRHELPGDEIFGEMVRGKLIYYPLVTREPYDNQGRITEVLESGRVFADVGLPPLDPATDRVMICGSPAMLKDLQALLDARGFKMSPQLGVPGDYVFERAFVER
- a CDS encoding DUF1302 domain-containing protein; its protein translation is MAKNRAAVGQRGGLTEAGRLALRAALAGSILGAATSALSEVYEFDNGATLSVGLTTTYQVGIRAEDPNPRSFSPETDQITVRLLEPVPLLPAVTTSILVPRTYNFDDPNLNFEKGDLITNAASALLEAEFKYQDYGLSFSGNGFYDLVYHQSNSNDTVFPDGINKKSGEPDEFMGGTRYANGGRFRLLNLFAYGNFEVFDTDLSVRVGNQVVAWGESLFFGNIAISQGVVDVTRANTPGAEVKDILLPQPQISMNWGVTPRLSVVGYYQPMYEFNQLDGPGAYFSRSDIVGPGAEFAYGAKNPFPDIIAQLASACTLSAAIPSCDQLGLPIQAAQILSDILSYNALGIADADYHRFDVDYAGEIKPNSGQWGAGLMYDLTDNLTTGLYVLNYHDKNPSPLFNVSTIRSNPFREGTVLGVVSGLCGTLGLDCSAVENVVTDVVDEVIASVASVYLPYSYNIRYFDDIKLYGASATTTLGPVNVGFEFAYRQGVPMLVDGDLAGITAPQPVRGDTWQVNLSGLYVGGTTAYWDSLNLVVEASLNHVVRHDTLYLYDVDGQPLQDGNGNNINAFRELTGDKTSWGIQGLAEFGYTDVFPGGWDMSVPVVFGIAFGTPAVAGSLGALSGSGDVRVAAGVKFRHLNNLEIGVMYNAFFGSYHRIERPLVDRDYVVATVKYTF
- a CDS encoding TetR/AcrR family transcriptional regulator; this encodes MNSVPSTRQFNETQQRILDAAIDCVKQWGIDKTNLNDIAKQAGVTRPTVYRYFASRDEVLTAALLQSGFALAQRMLNQIDRYPEPGERFVEAVLFALGEFPNEPYLAVITRGDLTSYVSGDALNNAEGWALSLDLTRRILHDLVIPESDLEEITEVSVRMILSLLIMAGPRQRSVEEMRGFLTRRLLPMLGLEHYPRRGA
- a CDS encoding SDR family NAD(P)-dependent oxidoreductase, which codes for MADQATRQFPAGATLVVGGSGGIGRAVAKCFALAGSDIAVTYRRKADVAEALAGECRDLGLKASTHSTDLTDAANVRAMVAAAVADHGRIHTVVFAAGPVVEQLPIADVSPDLWRRSIETETFGFFNTVSAAVPHMREKGGGSFVHLGSAGHVRWPRKDGLSVAPKAANEALVKGIAREEGVNGIRANSVLIGVIEAGMFLELKERGVFNEHWIKETLKMLSVKRFGRPEEIGHAAVFLASDQAAYITGQQINVSGGFGL
- a CDS encoding TetR/AcrR family transcriptional regulator; this translates as MSVEPKTAEPAESEAGRRRAQAAQALRAAKDALSREHILDAAERVFADGGFASARMQDVAREAGISLATLYQFYPGKRELHRAILIARDNEMLEAVLQKVQASLERPQSMVQMLWVQRAHMQFLLGHTDYLRLILQEGYAWYHAAAQPTSDEQQIWERGIAAIEQVLAWGIAAGHMVGGKGPDQARMVLALQQTRLANWVADGMHEAHDAVIERVQTDFVRFFCRPAVALDLLTEDGAGLKPAVLAQIEQLDEAA